Sequence from the Sphingobium indicum B90A genome:
ATCGGTCACATGGGCGAGTGGACTGTCCGGTTGCTCGACGATGGCGGAATAATGGAATTCATGGCCGTTCAGCATCGCTCCTGCGGGCATTCCGCCCATCGGCGCCAGCAAGCGGGCGCGGCGGTAGCCAAGGTGGAGCCGCCGTTCCGCGAAGCTGGTGACGAGGCCGAGCAGGCCGGCCATGGCGTGCGCTTGTCCGTCGGCATCGATCAGCGCCTCGCCCAGCACCATATAGCCGCCGCATTCGCCATGGATCGGGCGGTCCAGCGCGTGGCGGCGCAGGCCGGAAAGGAAATGGGCCGCCTGCGCGATCCGGCCCGCATGGAGTTCGGGATAGCCGCCGGGGAGCCAGACCGCATCGGCATCGGCCGCCGGGGCTTCGTCGGCCAAGGGGGAGAAGGGCAGGATTTCAGCGCCCGCATCGCGCCAACCGGACAGGAGATGCGCGTAAGTGAAGGAGAAGGCTTCGTCCCGGGCGATGGCGATACGCTGGCCCGGCGGCGCCAGGATCGGCATCGCCGCATGATTTTGCGGCGTGGCGAACCGCGCGGCGCGGCGGATGGCGTTCAGGTCCACATGGGTCGCGACGATGTCCGCCATGCAGTCGACAATCTGGTCGAGATCGGCCTGTTCGGCTGCCTGGACCAGACCCAGATGCCGCTCCGGTAGGCGGAGCGCGGCGGAGCGGGGGATCGCGCCCAGGATGGGGATGCCCGCCTCCTCCATCGCGGCGCGGATCAGCCCTTCGTGGCGCTGGCTGGCGACATGGTTGAGGACCGCGCCGGCCATGGAAATATCGGACCGCAGGTCGCGGAAACCGCTGGCGATGGCGGCGGCGGACTGGCTCTGGCCCGACACGTCCATGACCAGGAGGACAGGCCAGCCGAACAGCGCCGCGATGTCCGCGCTCGCCCCCGTGCCGGCTTCCCCGATAGCCGGGGCGCCGTCGAACAGGCCCATCACGCCTTCCGCGACGATCAGCTCTGCGTCGGCCCGGCCCGCAATGGCCCCCATCTGCGGTGCGGACATCGCCCAGCTATCGAGGTTGAAGGACGGGCGGCGGCTCGCCGCCTGCTGGAAAGCGGGGTCGATATAGTCGGGGCCGGACTTGAACGGCTGCACCCTGATGCCCAGCCGTGAAAAGGCCCGCAGCAGGCCGAGCGTGACGGTCGTCTTGCCCGATCCGGATCGGGGCGCCGCGATCAGAAGGCCCGGCGTCACGGCTTGTCGACGAAGGCGGAGTCGGCGCTGGCCGGTCGGAAACGGCGGTCATAGCCGGGCGCATAGAGACTGCTTTCCGCGAAATCCTGACTGCCCAGCACCGGGCCGACCAGAATGATGGCGGTCCGTTCGGGTCCGTCCGCAGCGGCTTCGCCGATGGTGCCGAGCGTCGCCCGCACGATCCGCTGATCCGGCCAGCTTGCGCGCCACACTACGGCCGCGGGGCAATCGGCGCCATGATGCGGGATCAGGTCGCGCACCACCTGGGCCAGGTTATGGATGGAAAGATGGATGGCGAGCGTCGCGCCGGTCGCGCCGAAGGCGGAGAGGCTTTCGCCCGGCGGCATGGCGCTGGCCCGTCCGGGCGTGCGGGTGAGGATCACCGACTGGCCGAGTTCGGGCAGCGTCAGTTCGGCGCCGATGGCGGCAGCGGCGGCGGCGAAGGAGGGGACGCCGGGCGTGACGCTGAAAGGAATGCCGATCGCTTTCAGCCGCCGAAGCTGCTCGCCCATGGCCGACCAGACGGACAGGTCGCCGGAATGAAGGCGCGCAACGTCATGCCCCGCTTGATGGGCATCGACGATGATGGCGACGATCTCGTCCAGGGTGAGCGGCGCCGTGTTGACGATCCGTGCCCCCGGCGGACAATGATCGAGCAAGGCGGCGGGCACCAGCGATCCGGCATAGAGACAGACCGGAGAACTCGCGATCAGGTCGCGCCCGCGCAGGGTGATGAGGTCGGGCGCGCCGGGACCGGCGCCGATGAAATGAACGGTCACGGGGCAGAGCTTTCGGCCAGGGCGCAGCTTGCGAAGCGGTCGGAAGAGAAGGCGCGGGGGGCAAGGAGGCGGCCCTTTTGCGTCAGGGCGGCGAGCGCCGTGGCTTCGGCGACGCTGCCGGCGCCATAGGCGGCCATGCTGGCGGGAGAGCGGGTGGCCACGGGCTGGTCCGCCAGCCTTTCCACGCCGACGGCGATGAGGGGAAGGGCGAGCTTGCGCGCCAATGGCGCAAGCTGCTGGGTCTTGCCGTCGAGGGTTGCCAGCGCATCCACGGCGATCATGCCGCCCGTCGCCCGCTCCAGCGCCGATTCCAGCGAAGCGAGCGACGCGCCGTGGCGGAAGCCGAAACCGGCGACGATCATAGCGTCACGCTCCACTGCACCAGCGGATAGGCGGAACGCCAGCCGCGACGGCTGCCCAGGGGCATCGCCTGCGCAAGCTCGATGCGAAGCAGGTCGCCGCCCTTGTCGGCATGCCACCGGGCAAGCAGCGCTTCGGATTCCAGCGTGACGGCATTGGCGACCAGGCGCGTGGGGCCGCCGGGCAGCGCGAACAATGCCGCGAGCAGGGACTGGCTCAGCCCTCCGCCGATGAAGACGGCCTCCGGACGAGTCCGGCCGGTCAGGATGTCGGGCGCCCTGCCTTCCATGACGGTCAGGCGGTCG
This genomic interval carries:
- a CDS encoding cobalamin biosynthesis protein, with protein sequence MIVAGFGFRHGASLASLESALERATGGMIAVDALATLDGKTQQLAPLARKLALPLIAVGVERLADQPVATRSPASMAAYGAGSVAEATALAALTQKGRLLAPRAFSSDRFASCALAESSAP
- the cobM gene encoding precorrin-4 C(11)-methyltransferase, producing the protein MTVHFIGAGPGAPDLITLRGRDLIASSPVCLYAGSLVPAALLDHCPPGARIVNTAPLTLDEIVAIIVDAHQAGHDVARLHSGDLSVWSAMGEQLRRLKAIGIPFSVTPGVPSFAAAAAAIGAELTLPELGQSVILTRTPGRASAMPPGESLSAFGATGATLAIHLSIHNLAQVVRDLIPHHGADCPAAVVWRASWPDQRIVRATLGTIGEAAADGPERTAIILVGPVLGSQDFAESSLYAPGYDRRFRPASADSAFVDKP
- a CDS encoding cobyrinate a,c-diamide synthase yields the protein MTPGLLIAAPRSGSGKTTVTLGLLRAFSRLGIRVQPFKSGPDYIDPAFQQAASRRPSFNLDSWAMSAPQMGAIAGRADAELIVAEGVMGLFDGAPAIGEAGTGASADIAALFGWPVLLVMDVSGQSQSAAAIASGFRDLRSDISMAGAVLNHVASQRHEGLIRAAMEEAGIPILGAIPRSAALRLPERHLGLVQAAEQADLDQIVDCMADIVATHVDLNAIRRAARFATPQNHAAMPILAPPGQRIAIARDEAFSFTYAHLLSGWRDAGAEILPFSPLADEAPAADADAVWLPGGYPELHAGRIAQAAHFLSGLRRHALDRPIHGECGGYMVLGEALIDADGQAHAMAGLLGLVTSFAERRLHLGYRRARLLAPMGGMPAGAMLNGHEFHYSAIVEQPDSPLAHVTDAEGQAVPSTGSHRGRVTGSFFHLIAPSSKASS